The proteins below come from a single Minwuia thermotolerans genomic window:
- a CDS encoding SEL1-like repeat protein has product MDQTANYIQARFARPALASVLIAGLALGGCESIVDGARDLAGGSDTADAAHQQADQTRIAQAQSHFDHGRPEQGVALLRPLADQGDAEARFLLGLAYSDGRGVPRDRARALRLFEAAAADGHADAAFLAGLAHHRGRGTAADQTEAVRYMREAAEAGHAAARYRMGLFHQTGAGVTRDPEAAAGWFRQSARQGFPEAAAAIAKAYENGVGVEKNLPWAMRWHERAAGYGVARSQFKFGVLVAAGRGMPADPETGLKWLILAEGKGIAEAPPVVDALEARLSPAAVRRAEAAARAWRPRPAGQVEPVDPATVRYVQAMLNRLGFDAGAVDGLDGPRTRAAVRAFRQSRALGGGAGIDEPVLRTLRQETA; this is encoded by the coding sequence ATGGATCAGACAGCGAACTACATCCAGGCGAGGTTCGCACGGCCGGCCCTCGCCTCCGTGCTCATCGCAGGGCTCGCTCTGGGCGGCTGCGAGAGTATCGTCGACGGCGCCAGGGATCTTGCCGGCGGCAGTGATACGGCTGACGCGGCGCATCAGCAGGCGGACCAAACCCGTATCGCCCAGGCGCAATCGCATTTCGACCATGGCCGGCCGGAGCAGGGCGTAGCGCTGTTGCGCCCGCTTGCCGACCAGGGCGACGCGGAAGCGCGCTTCCTGCTGGGCCTTGCCTACAGCGACGGGCGAGGGGTGCCGAGGGATCGCGCCCGTGCGCTGAGGCTGTTCGAGGCCGCGGCTGCCGACGGTCATGCCGATGCCGCCTTTCTGGCGGGACTGGCGCATCATCGCGGCAGGGGCACGGCGGCAGACCAGACGGAAGCCGTCCGGTACATGCGCGAGGCGGCGGAAGCCGGCCATGCGGCGGCGCGGTACCGGATGGGTCTGTTCCATCAGACCGGGGCGGGCGTGACCAGGGATCCGGAAGCCGCCGCCGGTTGGTTCCGGCAGTCGGCCCGGCAGGGCTTCCCCGAAGCCGCGGCCGCCATCGCAAAGGCTTACGAGAACGGTGTCGGGGTCGAAAAGAATCTGCCCTGGGCGATGCGCTGGCACGAGCGCGCCGCCGGGTACGGCGTTGCCCGATCCCAGTTCAAGTTCGGCGTCCTGGTCGCCGCCGGCCGCGGCATGCCGGCCGATCCGGAAACCGGCCTCAAATGGCTGATCCTGGCGGAGGGGAAGGGCATCGCCGAAGCCCCGCCGGTGGTTGACGCCTTGGAGGCGCGGCTTTCGCCGGCCGCGGTGAGGCGTGCTGAAGCGGCTGCGCGCGCGTGGCGGCCCCGTCCGGCCGGCCAGGTCGAGCCAGTGGACCCGGCGACCGTGCGTTATGTCCAGGCGATGTTGAACAGGCTCGGGTTCGACGCCGGAGCCGTCGACGGTCTCGACGGGCCCCGCACGCGCGCTGCGGTTCGCGCGTTCCGCCAGAGCCGGGCGCTCGGCGGCGGCGCCGGGATCGACGAGCCTGTCCTTCGAACGCTCCGCCAGGAAACCGCCTGA
- a CDS encoding acyl-CoA dehydrogenase family protein, with protein sequence MNLDFSDDQKMLRDHVRRFLTDCCPSSAVRAVLESDLTHDAQVYAGLAELGVLGAAIPEEFGGAGQGRLELCVVAEELGRVLAPVPVASSIYLAADFIMTAGSEAQKRHWLPKLAAGEAIGCFAHGEAPGRTTVRNIATTATDGRVSGVKAPVADGGGADFAIVSVRNADGLSLRLVELNAEGVRVDAVDSIDPARKQARITFENAPSEPLGDGADGARTVEAVLDRAAVLLAFEQIGGADRALETATEYARERMAFGRQIGSFQAIKHMLADMYVSATLARSNAYYGAWAISTGAAETPVAAATARVSATQAYQHCAKNNIQVHGGMGFTWAFDCHLHYRRANGLALALGPLSAWEDRLIEQMRNANASAA encoded by the coding sequence TTGAACCTCGATTTCTCAGACGACCAGAAGATGCTGCGCGACCATGTGCGGCGCTTCCTGACCGACTGCTGTCCGTCCAGCGCCGTGCGCGCGGTGCTGGAGAGCGACCTGACTCACGACGCCCAGGTCTATGCAGGACTGGCCGAACTGGGTGTGCTCGGCGCGGCGATACCCGAAGAGTTCGGCGGCGCAGGCCAGGGCCGTCTGGAGCTGTGCGTGGTGGCGGAGGAACTGGGCCGTGTCCTGGCGCCCGTGCCCGTGGCCTCGTCGATCTATCTCGCCGCGGACTTCATCATGACCGCCGGCAGCGAGGCGCAGAAGCGCCACTGGCTGCCGAAGCTGGCCGCCGGCGAGGCGATCGGCTGCTTCGCCCATGGCGAAGCGCCGGGACGCACCACTGTCCGGAACATCGCCACCACGGCCACCGACGGCCGCGTCAGCGGAGTCAAGGCGCCAGTCGCCGATGGGGGCGGCGCCGATTTCGCCATCGTCAGCGTGCGGAACGCCGACGGGCTGTCGCTGCGTCTCGTCGAACTGAATGCCGAGGGTGTGAGAGTGGACGCCGTGGACAGCATCGATCCCGCCCGCAAACAGGCCCGCATCACCTTCGAGAACGCCCCGTCGGAGCCCCTTGGCGACGGCGCGGATGGCGCGCGGACGGTCGAGGCCGTGCTCGACCGGGCCGCGGTGCTGCTTGCCTTCGAACAGATCGGCGGCGCCGACCGGGCGCTGGAGACCGCAACGGAATATGCCAGGGAACGCATGGCCTTCGGGCGGCAGATCGGCTCCTTCCAGGCGATCAAGCACATGCTGGCGGACATGTACGTCTCGGCGACGCTGGCGCGCTCCAACGCCTATTACGGCGCCTGGGCGATCTCGACCGGCGCGGCGGAGACCCCCGTCGCCGCGGCCACGGCGCGGGTCTCGGCCACGCAGGCCTATCAGCACTGCGCGAAGAACAACATCCAGGTCCATGGCGGCATGGGTTTCACCTGGGCCTTCGATTGCCATCTGCACTATCGCCGCGCCAACGGACTCGCCCTGGCGCTGGGGCCGCTGTCGGCCTGGGAAGACCGGCTGATCGAGCAGATGCGCAACGCCAACGCGTCCGCCGCCTGA
- a CDS encoding acyl-CoA dehydrogenase, whose translation MDFDDTPEEAEFRKTARAWIAANAPKHLEPELKQAGFATSGITSMDPLVASREWQKKKYDAGWACLHWPKEYGGAAATPIQRVIWGQEEGVYAKLSSPFLIGQGMCGPTVMEWADEETKRRMLPPLASGEEIWCQLFSEPAAGSDLAGIRTRAEQQDNGDWIVNGQKIWTSGAHRAQYGLLIARTDPNVAKHKGLTMFFLDMRSEGVEVRPIKQANGDANFNEVFFTDVRIPDSQRLGRVGEGWRVSLTTLMNERLSIGSGMPTGFPELFDFCMNAEIDGRPAVDDPAVRSRLANFAVRASGLKYTGMRAISALSKGETPGPENSIGKLVAGSMMQELAMFALDVQGQAGVMTGDDAEARGRFQAMLLRSPATRIEGGSDEILRNIIGERVLGLPGDIRVDKDVAFNEIPTSGKG comes from the coding sequence ATGGATTTCGACGATACCCCGGAAGAGGCCGAGTTCCGCAAGACCGCCCGCGCCTGGATCGCGGCCAATGCGCCGAAGCACCTGGAGCCCGAACTGAAGCAGGCCGGCTTCGCCACCAGCGGCATCACCTCGATGGACCCGCTGGTCGCCTCGCGCGAATGGCAGAAGAAGAAGTACGATGCCGGCTGGGCTTGCCTGCACTGGCCGAAGGAGTATGGCGGCGCGGCGGCGACACCCATCCAGCGCGTCATCTGGGGTCAGGAGGAAGGCGTCTACGCCAAGCTCTCCAGCCCCTTCCTGATCGGCCAGGGCATGTGCGGCCCCACCGTCATGGAATGGGCAGACGAGGAGACGAAACGGCGGATGCTGCCGCCGCTGGCCTCGGGCGAGGAAATCTGGTGCCAGCTCTTCTCCGAACCCGCGGCCGGCTCCGACCTGGCCGGCATCCGCACCCGCGCCGAGCAGCAGGACAATGGCGACTGGATCGTCAACGGCCAGAAGATCTGGACCTCCGGCGCGCACCGCGCCCAGTACGGCCTGCTGATCGCGCGCACCGACCCGAACGTGGCCAAGCACAAGGGCCTGACCATGTTCTTCCTCGACATGCGCTCGGAGGGCGTCGAGGTCAGGCCGATCAAGCAGGCGAACGGCGACGCCAATTTCAACGAGGTCTTCTTCACCGACGTGCGCATCCCCGACAGCCAGCGGCTCGGACGGGTCGGCGAAGGCTGGCGCGTTTCGCTGACGACGCTGATGAACGAGCGGCTCTCCATCGGCTCGGGCATGCCCACGGGCTTTCCGGAACTGTTCGACTTCTGCATGAACGCGGAGATCGACGGCCGGCCGGCGGTGGACGACCCCGCGGTGCGATCGCGGCTGGCGAACTTCGCGGTCCGCGCGTCGGGCCTGAAGTACACCGGCATGCGGGCGATCAGCGCGCTGTCCAAGGGCGAGACGCCGGGCCCCGAGAACTCCATCGGCAAGCTGGTCGCCGGCTCGATGATGCAGGAACTGGCGATGTTCGCCCTGGACGTGCAGGGCCAGGCCGGCGTGATGACGGGCGACGACGCCGAGGCCAGGGGCCGCTTCCAGGCCATGCTGCTCCGCTCACCCGCAACCCGCATCGAGGGCGGCTCCGACGAGATCCTGCGCAACATCATCGGCGAACGGGTGCTCGGCCTGCCCGGCGACATCCGCGTCGACAAGGACGTCGCCTTTAACGAGATCCCGACCAGCGGCAAGGGCTGA
- a CDS encoding DUF1353 domain-containing protein, protein MTNPFSRVRYQDHMLLGRLLNGNRRGEGNNYIVLRDYSVRYWRKTDDQAGPGTVVTVPAGMLTDLASVPPIARSFLSVTGRHTEASIIHDYCYLYQKGDPEPHCGLDRDEADYLFLQLMREANVSPPDRDKAFLAVRAAGKGVYEDRNDIRNVRESHPRPELEEERLRMFEQWGPLLDQIAGTDWAERKGALPGQAPHSEVIDDVPVFEPEIP, encoded by the coding sequence ATGACCAATCCCTTCTCCAGGGTCCGCTATCAGGATCACATGCTGCTGGGCCGGCTGCTGAACGGCAACCGCCGCGGCGAGGGCAACAACTACATCGTCCTCCGCGACTATTCTGTCCGCTACTGGCGCAAGACCGACGACCAGGCGGGTCCCGGCACAGTGGTCACCGTGCCGGCGGGCATGCTGACCGACCTCGCCAGCGTGCCGCCGATCGCCCGCAGTTTCCTGTCGGTGACGGGGCGCCACACCGAAGCCTCGATCATCCACGACTACTGCTATCTCTACCAGAAGGGCGATCCTGAGCCGCATTGCGGCCTCGACCGCGACGAGGCCGACTACCTGTTCCTGCAGTTGATGCGGGAGGCCAATGTCAGCCCGCCGGACCGCGACAAGGCTTTCCTCGCCGTGCGGGCCGCGGGCAAGGGGGTCTATGAGGACCGCAACGACATCCGCAATGTCCGCGAGAGCCATCCCCGGCCCGAACTGGAGGAGGAGCGGCTGCGCATGTTCGAGCAGTGGGGTCCGCTGCTGGACCAGATCGCGGGCACCGACTGGGCGGAGCGGAAGGGCGCGCTGCCGGGCCAGGCGCCCCATTCCGAGGTCATCGACGACGTACCCGTCTTCGAACCCGAGATTCCCTGA
- a CDS encoding dodecin family protein: MSVARVTEISSTSSQSFEKAIEDGIARASKTLRNVKGAWVKDQNVEVENGKASAYKVNLLITFELDD, from the coding sequence ATGTCTGTCGCACGCGTCACCGAGATTTCCTCCACCTCCAGCCAGAGCTTCGAGAAGGCGATCGAGGACGGCATCGCCCGCGCCTCCAAGACCTTGCGGAACGTCAAGGGCGCCTGGGTGAAGGACCAGAACGTCGAGGTCGAGAACGGCAAGGCGAGCGCCTACAAGGTGAACCTGCTGATCACCTTCGAGCTTGATGACTGA
- a CDS encoding AMP-binding protein yields the protein MTAPLGGRSHVKGASVPPLRRETVPGLLARAVRKWPDRPAAVFAAEGVRWTWSEFAARVDRCAAGLLSLGLYRGDRVGIWSPNRSEWLLAQFATARIGLILVNINPAYRRAELEYALNKVGCAALITAERFKSSDYLGMLNDLVPELAGAAPGRLRAERLPKLRTVIHLGAEKRPGMFAWAEVMARGRTAYRSRLDGLCGRLKAEDPINIQFTSGTTGAPKGATLTHRNIVNNGCFVGRAMNLSEQDRLCIPVPLYHCFGMVLGNLACVAHGACMVFPGEGFEAGQTLKALERERCTAVHGVPTMFLAMVEHPDFGRFDLTSLRTGIMSGAPCPASLMKRVMRDMHAGEITIAYGMTETSPVSFQTAITDPLHRRVSTVGRVQPHAEVKIVDEAGETVPVGQEGEICTRGYLVMQGYWDDPERTAEAIDADGWMHTGDLGRFDDEGFCNIIGRVKDMVIRGGENIYPAEIEEFLRGHPDVADAQVFGVPDERFGEELCAWIVPRAGAKVTVESVRAFCEGQIAHYKIPRYVKSVTEFPMTVTGKARKIEMRQAMMAELGLKEAETA from the coding sequence ATGACCGCGCCTCTTGGCGGCCGATCCCATGTGAAGGGGGCGAGCGTCCCGCCTCTGCGGCGGGAGACCGTGCCGGGACTGCTGGCGCGCGCCGTCCGCAAGTGGCCGGACCGGCCGGCGGCTGTCTTCGCCGCCGAGGGCGTGCGCTGGACCTGGAGCGAGTTCGCCGCCCGGGTCGACCGCTGCGCCGCGGGTCTGCTTTCCCTGGGACTTTACCGCGGCGACCGGGTCGGGATCTGGTCGCCCAACCGCTCCGAATGGCTGCTGGCGCAGTTCGCCACGGCGCGGATCGGGCTGATCCTGGTCAACATCAACCCCGCCTACCGCCGCGCCGAGCTGGAATACGCCCTGAACAAGGTCGGCTGCGCGGCGCTGATCACCGCGGAGCGCTTCAAGAGCTCCGACTACCTCGGCATGCTGAACGATCTGGTGCCGGAGCTGGCGGGCGCCGCGCCGGGCCGGCTGCGCGCCGAGCGGTTGCCGAAGCTGCGTACCGTCATCCATCTGGGGGCGGAGAAGCGGCCGGGCATGTTTGCATGGGCGGAGGTGATGGCGCGGGGCCGGACCGCCTATCGCAGCCGACTGGACGGGCTGTGCGGCCGGCTGAAGGCTGAAGACCCGATCAACATCCAGTTCACCTCCGGCACCACGGGTGCGCCCAAGGGCGCGACGCTGACCCACCGCAACATCGTCAACAACGGCTGTTTCGTCGGCCGGGCGATGAATCTGAGCGAGCAGGACCGGCTTTGCATCCCGGTGCCGCTCTACCATTGCTTCGGCATGGTGCTGGGCAACCTGGCCTGCGTGGCGCATGGCGCCTGCATGGTGTTCCCCGGCGAGGGCTTCGAGGCCGGCCAGACCCTGAAGGCCCTGGAACGCGAGCGCTGCACCGCGGTCCATGGCGTGCCGACCATGTTCCTCGCCATGGTCGAGCATCCGGACTTCGGCCGCTTCGACCTGACCTCGCTGCGTACAGGGATCATGTCCGGCGCGCCCTGTCCGGCCAGCCTGATGAAGCGGGTCATGCGTGACATGCACGCCGGTGAGATCACCATCGCCTATGGCATGACCGAAACCTCGCCGGTCTCCTTCCAGACGGCGATCACCGACCCCCTCCACCGCCGCGTCTCGACGGTCGGACGCGTCCAGCCCCATGCCGAGGTGAAGATCGTCGACGAAGCCGGTGAAACCGTGCCCGTGGGGCAGGAGGGCGAAATCTGCACGCGCGGCTATCTTGTCATGCAGGGCTACTGGGACGATCCCGAGCGGACGGCCGAGGCGATCGACGCCGACGGCTGGATGCACACCGGCGATCTCGGCCGCTTCGACGACGAGGGCTTCTGCAACATCATCGGCCGGGTGAAGGACATGGTCATCCGCGGCGGCGAGAACATCTATCCCGCCGAGATCGAGGAATTCCTGCGCGGCCATCCCGACGTCGCCGACGCGCAGGTCTTCGGCGTGCCCGACGAACGTTTCGGCGAGGAGCTCTGTGCCTGGATCGTGCCGCGGGCCGGCGCGAAGGTCACTGTCGAGAGTGTCCGCGCGTTCTGCGAAGGGCAGATCGCCCATTACAAGATTCCGCGCTACGTGAAGTCGGTGACCGAGTTCCCCATGACGGTGACCGGCAAGGCCCGCAAGATCGAGATGCGCCAGGCGATGATGGCCGAACTGGGACTGAAGGAGGCGGAGACGGCCTGA
- a CDS encoding amidase has product MSGEAILQARGLRAGYGRVPVLHGIDLDLGEGEIVGVLGHNGMGKTTLLKTLCGIIRPTGGRIDFDGMDITREPAHERNRMGIGYVPQGRGIFPMLSVTDNLRMGIAAHEADEHEAVQRMVAEFPRLEPMLDRRGGALSGGEQQILALARCLISDPVVILLDEPTEGIQPSIVDDIGALLQKLRRERGISIILVEQNLEFITELSDRILLLQKGVVTGEVSAAANDPELIEEFTGFGAGRQPRAATSTGKRPATTPGPSARATRQAADMTPHQPARPTPVQEAIYMTVKRPTLSQMRAIVEDFGMHMPDERIREFMDLMEGNMQAYDLIDSLPDYLPPVDYPRTAGYRPGPDENPMNAWYVKTEIKGAPRGPLAGRTVALKDNVCLAGVPMMNGASTLKGYVPDVDATVVTRLLDAGATIVGKAHCEYFCLSGGSHTNATGPVHNPHKRGFSAGGSSSGSGALVGAGEVDMAIGGDQGGSIRMPASFCGCYGMKPTHGLVPYSGVMPIENTIDHTGPMTQSVHDNALMLEVIAGADGLDPRQYAPKTDNYTAAVNRGVGGLRIGMVKEGFGREESERDVDDANRAAAERFREMGATVDEVSIPMHNMGTAIWTPIALEGLTNQMMKGNGMGTGWEGLYVTSLLDFHSNWRSRADELSDSLKISMMVGEYFQRHYRGHFYAKAQNLARKLREAYDQMLGAYDLLLMPTTPMKAQPIPAPDAPLSEYLQRAFEMLNNTAPFDTTGHPAMAVPCGMGDGLPISLMLVGKHYAESTIYQAAGAFERAGDWRKM; this is encoded by the coding sequence ATGAGCGGCGAGGCGATCCTGCAGGCGAGGGGACTTCGCGCCGGCTATGGCCGGGTGCCGGTGCTGCACGGCATCGACCTCGACCTGGGCGAGGGCGAGATCGTCGGCGTGCTCGGGCACAACGGCATGGGTAAGACGACCCTGCTGAAGACGCTCTGCGGCATCATCCGGCCCACCGGCGGGCGCATCGATTTCGACGGCATGGACATCACCCGCGAGCCCGCGCACGAGCGTAACCGCATGGGCATCGGTTACGTGCCCCAGGGCCGCGGCATCTTTCCCATGCTGTCGGTGACCGACAACCTGCGCATGGGCATCGCCGCCCATGAGGCCGACGAGCACGAGGCCGTGCAGCGCATGGTGGCCGAGTTTCCGCGGCTGGAGCCGATGCTGGACCGCCGCGGCGGCGCGCTTTCCGGCGGCGAGCAGCAGATCCTCGCCCTGGCCCGTTGCCTGATCAGCGATCCCGTGGTCATCCTGCTCGACGAGCCGACCGAGGGCATCCAGCCGTCCATCGTCGACGATATCGGCGCCCTGCTGCAGAAGCTGCGCCGCGAGCGCGGCATCTCCATCATCCTGGTGGAGCAGAACCTGGAATTCATCACCGAGCTCTCCGACCGGATCCTGCTGCTGCAGAAGGGCGTGGTGACCGGAGAGGTTTCGGCCGCTGCCAACGACCCCGAACTGATCGAAGAGTTCACCGGCTTCGGCGCCGGCCGTCAGCCCCGCGCCGCCACATCGACCGGCAAACGGCCGGCGACGACACCCGGACCGTCGGCGAGGGCCACGCGCCAGGCCGCCGACATGACACCGCACCAGCCAGCGCGTCCGACGCCCGTACAGGAGGCGATCTACATGACCGTGAAGCGACCCACCCTCTCCCAGATGCGCGCCATCGTGGAGGACTTCGGCATGCACATGCCGGACGAACGTATCCGCGAGTTCATGGATCTGATGGAAGGCAACATGCAGGCCTATGATCTGATCGATTCCCTGCCCGACTACCTGCCGCCTGTCGACTATCCGCGGACCGCCGGCTATCGCCCCGGGCCGGACGAGAATCCGATGAACGCCTGGTACGTGAAAACGGAGATCAAGGGCGCGCCGCGCGGGCCGCTGGCCGGCAGGACTGTCGCATTGAAGGACAATGTCTGCCTGGCCGGGGTGCCGATGATGAACGGCGCCTCGACGCTGAAGGGCTACGTCCCCGACGTCGACGCGACCGTGGTGACGCGCCTGCTCGACGCAGGCGCGACCATCGTGGGCAAGGCGCATTGCGAGTATTTCTGCCTTTCGGGCGGCAGCCACACCAACGCCACCGGGCCCGTGCACAACCCCCACAAGCGCGGCTTCTCGGCGGGGGGATCCTCGTCCGGCTCCGGCGCGCTGGTCGGCGCGGGGGAGGTCGACATGGCGATCGGCGGCGACCAGGGAGGCTCCATCCGCATGCCGGCCAGCTTCTGCGGCTGCTACGGCATGAAGCCGACGCACGGGCTGGTGCCCTATTCGGGGGTCATGCCGATCGAGAACACGATTGACCATACCGGTCCGATGACCCAGAGCGTCCACGACAACGCCCTGATGCTGGAAGTCATCGCCGGCGCGGACGGTCTCGATCCGCGCCAGTACGCACCGAAGACGGACAACTACACGGCAGCCGTGAACCGCGGCGTCGGCGGCCTGCGCATCGGCATGGTCAAGGAGGGCTTCGGCCGCGAGGAATCCGAGCGCGACGTCGACGACGCCAACCGCGCGGCGGCCGAGCGTTTCCGCGAGATGGGGGCGACGGTCGACGAGGTCTCGATCCCGATGCACAACATGGGTACGGCGATCTGGACGCCCATCGCGCTGGAGGGCCTGACCAACCAGATGATGAAGGGCAACGGCATGGGCACGGGCTGGGAAGGCCTCTATGTCACCAGCCTGCTCGACTTCCACTCCAACTGGCGCTCGCGCGCCGACGAACTCTCCGACAGCCTGAAGATATCCATGATGGTCGGCGAGTACTTCCAGCGCCACTACCGGGGTCACTTCTACGCCAAGGCGCAGAACCTGGCGCGCAAGCTGCGCGAGGCCTACGACCAGATGCTCGGGGCCTACGATCTGCTGCTGATGCCGACCACGCCGATGAAGGCGCAGCCGATCCCGGCGCCCGACGCGCCGCTGTCCGAGTATCTGCAGCGCGCCTTCGAGATGCTGAACAACACCGCGCCCTTCGACACCACCGGCCATCCGGCCATGGCCGTACCCTGCGGCATGGGCGACGGGCTGCCGATCTCCCTGATGCTGGTCGGCAAGCACTACGCCGAAAGCACCATCTACCAGGCCGCCGGCGCCTTCGAGAGGGCGGGCGACTGGCGCAAGATGTAG
- a CDS encoding ATP-binding cassette domain-containing protein → MRDRGEIVVETRGLSVHFGGVVAVDQVDFSLRERELRCLIGPNGAGKSTFFKCLTGQLKPTRGDVVIRDLNVNRAHSHEIAGLGVGIKTQVPNVFEGLTVRENIWLSARRWHDSRRARALVEETIERIRLGDIRNEPVNELSHGKRQWVELGMVVAAEPWLVLLDEPAAGMTHEEVELTAELIREINETATLIVVEHDMQFIRMIAEKVTVFHRGAILIEDTMDRVSADPTVREVYLGHRKQ, encoded by the coding sequence ATGAGGGATAGGGGTGAGATCGTCGTCGAGACGCGCGGGCTGTCGGTGCACTTCGGCGGCGTCGTCGCCGTCGACCAGGTCGATTTCTCCCTGAGGGAGCGCGAACTTCGCTGCCTGATCGGGCCGAACGGCGCCGGCAAGAGCACCTTCTTCAAGTGCCTCACGGGCCAGCTCAAGCCAACCCGTGGCGACGTGGTGATCCGCGACCTCAACGTGAACCGCGCCCACAGCCACGAGATCGCCGGCCTGGGCGTCGGCATAAAGACGCAGGTGCCGAACGTCTTCGAGGGGTTGACGGTGCGCGAGAACATCTGGCTGTCGGCACGCCGCTGGCACGACAGCCGCCGCGCCCGCGCTCTGGTGGAGGAGACGATCGAGCGCATCCGTCTGGGCGACATCCGCAACGAACCGGTCAACGAGCTTTCGCACGGGAAGCGCCAGTGGGTGGAACTCGGCATGGTCGTCGCTGCCGAACCCTGGCTGGTGCTGCTGGACGAGCCGGCGGCGGGCATGACCCACGAGGAAGTGGAACTGACCGCCGAACTGATCCGGGAGATCAACGAGACGGCCACCCTGATCGTCGTTGAACACGACATGCAGTTCATCCGCATGATCGCGGAGAAGGTGACGGTCTTTCACCGCGGCGCGATCCTGATCGAGGACACCATGGACAGGGTCTCGGCCGATCCGACCGTCCGCGAGGTCTATCTGGGGCACAGGAAGCAATGA
- a CDS encoding ABC transporter permease subunit, which produces MSRARENRWLTITGIVAVIFLLGAPQVLELFTIINLTTALALALLALSLGLIWGFGGILCFGQTTFFGVGAYAYVVAAINFGGTSWAVVVAILAAAAFAAVLGYFVFYGRVSDVYLAVITLTVTLIFYNLMRRTSGPEYKIGDALLGGFNGINAPPLNVPGYADWFLFPEDVFYVAMATLIVAYFGCVWLTRTHFGRVAVAIRENELRAELIGYDIRLNKLGLFTIGGGLAGAAGVLFANGVGRVTPDVFNLYNAALTIIWVIVGGRGTLIGPILGALALFYLTSGLGQQSTINNNLILGVILVVFVLLVPRGIVPSVIELWDARTGRRREFSRRGRRRPRSRKRSGASTEVHHEG; this is translated from the coding sequence GTGAGCCGCGCCCGGGAGAACCGCTGGCTGACCATCACCGGCATCGTTGCGGTGATCTTCCTGCTGGGCGCGCCGCAGGTGCTGGAACTGTTCACCATCATCAACCTGACGACCGCCCTGGCGCTGGCCTTGCTGGCGCTCAGTCTCGGGCTGATCTGGGGCTTCGGCGGCATCCTGTGCTTCGGCCAGACGACCTTCTTCGGCGTCGGCGCCTACGCCTATGTCGTCGCCGCGATAAATTTCGGCGGCACCAGCTGGGCCGTCGTCGTCGCCATTCTGGCCGCCGCCGCCTTCGCTGCGGTGCTGGGTTATTTCGTGTTCTACGGCCGGGTCTCCGACGTCTATCTGGCGGTGATCACGCTGACGGTCACGCTGATCTTCTACAACCTGATGCGGCGGACCTCGGGACCGGAATACAAGATCGGCGACGCCCTGCTGGGCGGCTTCAACGGCATCAACGCGCCGCCGCTAAACGTGCCGGGATATGCGGACTGGTTCCTGTTCCCGGAGGACGTCTTCTACGTCGCCATGGCGACCCTGATCGTCGCCTATTTCGGCTGCGTCTGGCTGACCCGGACCCATTTCGGCCGGGTCGCGGTGGCCATCCGCGAGAACGAACTGCGCGCCGAACTGATCGGCTACGACATCCGCCTGAACAAGCTGGGCCTGTTCACCATCGGCGGCGGACTGGCCGGCGCGGCTGGCGTGCTGTTCGCCAATGGCGTGGGCCGCGTGACGCCGGACGTCTTCAACCTCTACAACGCCGCGCTGACCATCATCTGGGTGATCGTCGGCGGCCGCGGCACGCTGATCGGACCCATCCTCGGCGCGCTCGCGCTGTTCTATCTGACCAGCGGCCTGGGCCAGCAGAGCACGATCAACAACAACCTGATCCTGGGCGTCATTCTGGTCGTCTTCGTCCTGCTGGTCCCGCGGGGCATCGTACCCAGCGTGATCGAGCTCTGGGACGCGCGTACAGGCCGCCGTCGCGAGTTCTCGCGCCGTGGACGGCGCAGACCGCGCAGCCGCAAGCGCTCCGGCGCCTCGACGGAGGTCCATCATGAGGGATAG